In Daphnia pulicaria isolate SC F1-1A chromosome 9, SC_F0-13Bv2, whole genome shotgun sequence, a single genomic region encodes these proteins:
- the LOC124313064 gene encoding importin subunit alpha-5-like encodes MKRTEVNVELRKSKKEDHLPKRRNLEIDDQPLSHLKTTNLVAAANISIEDIVNGINSGDENMELTATHAARQILSRELNPPIDLLVDANIVPKLVEFLSRNNYDLQCESVWALTNIASGTSDQTKVVVSAGAVAGLISLLGSSHPVLAEGALWALGNIAGDGPELRDHVIKLGIIKPLITLIKPDASDPILRKAAWTLSNLCRYKIPPPSVHAVRQFLPSLAQLIHNIDDRDILADTCWALSYLTDGPNVRIQEVVDAGVVPRLVALLDSYEMAVITPTLRAIGNIVSGSDIQTDSVLAAGACPVLGKLLVQSNMKIVKEAAWTVSNIAAGNTIQIQALITNGIVHLLVDVLGHGDFECQKEAAWAISNITSGCTVEQIVLLRQLGVIISLCALLEAKEDSKTISVVLDSLANILAASEKMGELEEVSLNVEDCGGLDRIEDLQSHENNEIYHKALAILEQYFSNDRDADSELA; translated from the exons ATGAAGCGTACTGAGGTGAATGTTGAGTTGCGGAAATCCAAGAAGGAAGACCACCTGCCGAAGCGACGCAATCTTGAAATCGATGACCAGCCCCTCAGCCATCTTAAAACAACAAATCTTGTGGCTGCAGCCAACATAAGCATTGAGGACATAGTTAATG GTATCAACAGTGGTGATGAAAACATGGAATTAACTGCAACCCACGCTGCACGTCAAATCCTCAGCAGGGAACTGAATCCACCTATTGACTTACTCGTCGATGCCAATATCGTTCCTAAGCTGGTAGAATTCCTCAGTCGTAATAA CTATGACCTTCAGTGTGAGTCTGTCTGGGCTCTCACCAACATTGCTTCAGGAACATCTGATCAGACCAAAGTTGTCGTCAGTGCTGGGGCTGTCGCTGGATTGATATCTTTGTTGGGATCATCTCATCCAGTTCTGGCCGAGGGAGCTCTCTGGGCTCTCGGTAACATCGCCGGAGACGGACCAGAGCTTCGAGATCATGTCATCAAGCTAGGCATTATTAAGCCTTTGATCACCTTGATCAAACCCGACGCTTca GATCCAATCTTGCGTAAAGCCGCTTGGACTTTGTCCAACTTGTGTCGCTACAAGATTCCTCCACCCAGTGTCCATGCAGTCCGACAGTTTCTGCCCTCCCTGGCTCAGCTTATCCACAACATCGACGACAGAGATATTCTCGCCGACACTTGCTGGGCTCTGTCATACCTCACTGATGGCCCGAACGTACGCATTCAAGAAGTTGTCGACGCCGGAGTCGTCCCTCGGCTCGTCGCTTTGCTGGACAGCTATGAAATGGCCGTCATCACCCCCACTCTAAGGGCTATCGGCAACATCGTTTCAGGAAGTGATATTCAGACCGATTCCGTCCTGGCTGCTGGTGCCTGCCCGGTGCTGGGCAAGTTGCTTGTTCAATCCAATATGAAGATCGTCAAGGAGGCTGCCTGGACCGTGTCCAACATTGCTGCCGGCAATACTATCCAGATCCAAGCTCTCATCACCAACGGTATTGTTCATCTGTTGGTGGACGTGCTGGGCCACGGCGATTTCGAATGCCAAAAAGAAGCAGCTTGGGCCATCAGCAACATCACCTCGG gttgCACTGTCGAGCAGATCGTTTTGTTGCGACAGCTTGGTGTCATCATTTCGCTGTGCGCTTTGTTAGAGGCCAAGGAAGATAGCAAGACTATCTCAGTCGTGTTGGATAGTTTGGCTAATATTTTGGCGGCATCCGAGAAAATGGGCGAACTGGAGGAAGTTTCCCTTAACGTTGAAGATTGTGGTGGTCTGGACCGCATCGAAGATTTGCAGAGCCACGAAAATAATGAGATTTATCACAAGGCGTTGGCCATTTTGGAGCAGTATTTCTCAAATGAC AGGGATGCAGATTCCGAGTTGGCGTAA
- the LOC124313721 gene encoding keratin-associated protein 19-2-like, producing the protein MVPTIYGLRLDNHVELVASAILNLRRRRTHPVSLRWKKARRLRSRAAGAAGSADGRPKRQFGLGYLIGSALGGGYGYGRPYGGYGGYGGYGRPSGYGGYGGYGHGHRPYHNHGHGYGYGRCDEVE; encoded by the exons ATGGTCCCCACCATTTATGGATTGCGATTGGATAATCACGTCGAACTTGTAGCTTCAGCAATTCTCAACTTGCGACGTCGAAGAACACATCCGGTGAGCTTACGATGGAAGAAAGCACGGAGATTACGATCCAGAGCAGCAGGAGCGGCAGGATCAGCGGATGGACGACCAAAGCGCCAATTTGGACTCGGCTACTTGATCGGATCGGCCTTGGGAGGAGGCTACGGCTACGGCCGACCTTACGGAGGCTACGGAGGCTACGGAGGCTATGGCCGACCTTCCGGCTATGGTGGATATGGAGGATATGGACATGGGCATCGTCCATATCATAACCACGGACACGG CTATGGATACGGAAGATGTGATGAAgtcgaatag
- the LOC124313300 gene encoding transcription elongation factor SPT6-like: protein MGPKVLANCAGFIKFNTNALGDGAESSVEVLDGSRVHPDGRSPYQRLSSEDIFNMDIKETPQTFSKGKEVSATVTQIQRHKTKREELDTANPSRNESTGSRLDRSTRNQQPGCSSRDDRRQGGGSPGSSKSYRTSSSPLPPQRSSRSTRSPFAVAAKDYILVAPSLRSMPIEATPINQAKRNDRSRSPMRRPSSRPPVVAPAFDLPPVVAPAPANFFPLIPLEVFQCPYSREQCLRGDLCPYDHGEPPDAVLLRLLSYISG from the exons ATGGGTCCAAAG GTTCTGGCCAATTGCGCTGGTTTCATTAAATTTAACACAAATGCGCTGGGTGACGGTGCCGAGTCGTCGGTCGAAGTGCTAGATGGTTCTCGTGTCCATCCGGATGGTCGGTCGCCATATCAACGACTATCTTCTGAAGATATCTTCAACATGGACATTAAGGAAACTCCCCAAACCTTTTCTAAGGGCAAAGAGGTCTCGGCAACCGTCACACAAATCCAACGTCATAAAACCAAGCGAGAAGAACTGGACACAGCCAATCCAAGCAGAAACGAAAGTACTGGCTCTCGTCTGGATCGTTCAACTCGTAATCAACAACCTGGCTGCAGTAGCCGGGATGACCGTCGCCAAGGTGGCGGGAGTCCAGGTAGCAGCAAAAGTTATCGAACTTCAAGTTCTCCGTTGCCACCGCAACGTTCATCTCGGAGCACCCGTTCACCGTTTGCCGTTGCAGCAAAGGACTACATTCTCGTGGCTCCCAGTTTGCGCTCCATGCCTATTGAAGCCACCCCCATCAATCAGGCCAAAAGAAACGATCGCAGTCGATCACCTATGAGACGTCCGTCTTCTCGTCCCCCTGTCGTGGCTCCCGCATTTGATTTGCCGCCGGTCGTAGCCCCTGCCCCAGCTAATTTCTTCCCCCTCATCCCTCTCGAGGTATTTCAGTGTCCATATTCCCGAGAACAGTGCCTGAGGGGCGATCTCTGCCCGTATGACCACGGAGAACCGCCGGATGCAGTGTTATTGAGGTTGTTGTCATACATCTCGGGTTGA